The Flammeovirgaceae bacterium genome contains a region encoding:
- a CDS encoding type IX secretion system membrane protein PorP/SprF, with amino-acid sequence MDLNALSYRLQKWLLVVVLMLVMLNPVTAQDPQFSQFYAAPLYLNPALTGSTGQARAGINYRNQWPAIDANFTTMSAYFDYFIEDANSGVGIILNRDVEGLAGLRSTHVGLQYSYEIQFSKNVGFRPGAQVALYNRDINFNRLTFGDQFDPVTGELISPQTAETFNTNFSKTFVDLSLGGVFFTKIAYLGIAAFHLNTPNQSIIDENSPLPVKLSIHGGFKYYMKSGVKGSGVYAQQAERSISPAFQYRHQGQFDQLDLGVYYTAEPVVLGLWYRGVPFKQVNGFVNNESIVLLLGFTNIGAKEALNIGYSYDYTISKLGAGSGGAHEFSLVYTWPMRDPRKPPKDKLVIPCPDF; translated from the coding sequence ATGGATTTAAACGCATTGAGTTACCGGTTACAAAAATGGCTACTGGTTGTGGTATTAATGCTGGTTATGCTTAATCCGGTAACTGCTCAGGATCCGCAGTTTAGCCAGTTTTATGCCGCCCCGTTGTATCTTAACCCGGCACTTACCGGATCAACCGGGCAGGCCCGTGCGGGGATCAATTACCGCAATCAATGGCCTGCTATTGATGCCAACTTCACCACCATGTCAGCTTACTTCGACTATTTTATCGAGGACGCAAATAGCGGAGTAGGAATTATTTTGAATCGTGATGTGGAGGGACTGGCCGGGTTACGTTCAACCCATGTTGGGTTGCAATATTCGTATGAGATTCAATTTTCTAAAAATGTGGGCTTCAGGCCCGGTGCACAGGTAGCTTTATACAACCGCGACATTAATTTTAACAGGCTTACATTTGGTGATCAGTTTGATCCGGTTACGGGTGAGTTAATATCACCACAAACAGCCGAAACGTTCAACACCAACTTCAGTAAAACCTTTGTTGATCTGTCGCTGGGTGGTGTTTTCTTCACCAAGATTGCCTACCTGGGCATTGCTGCCTTTCACCTCAATACGCCCAATCAATCTATTATTGATGAGAATAGCCCGCTGCCAGTTAAACTGTCAATACATGGAGGATTTAAATATTACATGAAATCCGGTGTGAAAGGCTCAGGAGTGTATGCACAACAAGCGGAACGAAGTATAAGCCCGGCCTTTCAGTACCGCCACCAGGGCCAGTTTGATCAGTTGGATTTGGGTGTGTATTATACAGCCGAACCGGTGGTGCTCGGTTTGTGGTACCGTGGTGTTCCGTTTAAACAGGTTAACGGATTTGTTAATAATGAATCGATTGTTCTGCTCTTAGGGTTTACCAACATTGGTGCAAAGGAAGCGCTGAACATCGGCTATAGCTACGACTACACGATTTCAAAACTGGGTGCCGGCAGTGGTGGTGCGCATGAATTTAGCCTGGTGTACACCTGGCCTATGCGCGATCCGCGCAAACCACCCAAAGACAAGCTGGTCATTCCTTGTCCTGATTTTTAG
- a CDS encoding trimeric intracellular cation channel family protein, translating into MYFQYPLELIGTFFFAVSGALAMQDKDHDWFGAGFTGFVTAIGGGTLRDIMLGSYPLVWIGDINFLYAVLVGVVMAILFYRAFIKLRRTFLLFDTLGIAFFTILGTEKAIAMGVRPEIAAIMGMFTAVMGGVIRDTLTNEVPIIFRKEIYATACLAGAIVYLVLDLHTPLERNINLVVSIAVIILIRLLAVKFKLSLPGFKGRS; encoded by the coding sequence ATGTATTTTCAGTATCCCTTAGAACTCATCGGAACTTTTTTCTTTGCTGTATCCGGGGCACTGGCGATGCAGGACAAAGACCACGATTGGTTTGGTGCCGGTTTTACCGGGTTTGTAACGGCCATCGGAGGAGGTACGCTCCGTGACATCATGCTGGGCAGTTATCCGCTCGTGTGGATTGGCGATATCAACTTTCTCTATGCAGTACTGGTGGGTGTTGTAATGGCCATTCTGTTCTACAGGGCGTTCATTAAACTGCGCAGAACGTTTCTGTTGTTCGATACGCTGGGGATAGCCTTCTTTACCATCCTGGGTACGGAAAAGGCCATTGCCATGGGGGTGCGGCCGGAGATAGCCGCCATTATGGGCATGTTTACAGCGGTTATGGGTGGTGTTATACGCGATACCCTAACCAATGAGGTGCCTATCATCTTCCGAAAAGAAATCTATGCCACCGCCTGCCTGGCCGGTGCCATTGTTTACCTGGTGCTTGATTTGCACACTCCGCTTGAGCGCAACATTAACCTCGTAGTATCCATCGCAGTCATCATCCTCATCCGCCTTCTTGCTGTAAAGTTTAAACTCTCCTTGCCCGGGTTCAAAGGACGCAGCTAA
- a CDS encoding GNAT family N-acetyltransferase: MDNHNIIVRLATPDDKQYAVTITDEMAESAKARGTGIAKRSPEYIEKKMEEGKAVIAVTPDGTWVGFCYIEAWEHEKYVANSGLIVSPPFRKTGVATAIKRKIFELSRQRYPEAKLFGLTTGLAVMKINSDLGYEPVTYSELTTDEEFWKGCRSCVNYEILMSKDRKNCMCTAMLYDPAEVAAKAPVQPVQVVVNQQGKLKRKRRRMFKGNLRLFERWVRFKQFVLLRPRNNGNGTGEPKKKSILSLFFW; the protein is encoded by the coding sequence TTGGATAATCATAATATCATTGTCAGGCTGGCCACACCTGACGACAAACAGTATGCAGTAACCATTACCGATGAAATGGCCGAATCGGCCAAAGCCCGCGGTACCGGTATTGCCAAACGCTCGCCCGAATACATTGAAAAGAAAATGGAGGAGGGAAAGGCCGTCATTGCCGTGACACCAGACGGCACCTGGGTGGGCTTCTGCTACATCGAAGCGTGGGAGCATGAAAAATATGTGGCCAACTCCGGTCTTATCGTGTCTCCGCCCTTCCGGAAAACAGGGGTAGCTACGGCCATCAAACGGAAAATATTTGAATTGTCGCGCCAGCGCTACCCTGAAGCCAAACTCTTTGGCCTTACAACCGGCCTGGCCGTAATGAAAATCAACTCCGATCTGGGCTACGAGCCTGTTACCTATTCTGAACTGACTACCGATGAGGAGTTCTGGAAAGGCTGCCGCAGTTGCGTGAACTACGAAATCCTGATGAGCAAGGATCGGAAGAACTGCATGTGCACGGCCATGCTGTATGACCCGGCCGAAGTGGCAGCCAAAGCCCCGGTGCAACCTGTACAGGTTGTCGTTAATCAGCAGGGTAAACTTAAACGCAAACGCAGGCGGATGTTTAAAGGAAATCTCCGCTTGTTCGAACGATGGGTTAGGTTTAAACAGTTTGTTTTGCTTCGCCCCCGCAATAATGGCAACGGTACCGGTGAGCCAAAGAAAAAATCCATCTTAAGCCTTTTCTTTTGGTAA
- a CDS encoding argininosuccinate synthase has product MKKRVVLAFSGGLDTTYCAKYLAEERGYDVHTLTVNTGGFTTAELKMIEKHANALGVASHALVDEIRNYYEKVIRFLIYGNVLKNGTYPLSVSAERMSQALAVARYATEIKADAVAHGSTGAGNDQVRFDMVFNILLPGVEVITPIRDKKLSREEEIAYLKAKGVEMNFEKAKYSVNKGLWGTSVGGKETLGSLGMLPEEAWPTPVTKSGSEVVKLQFSKGELAGVNEKSFANPVDAINYLQSIAGPFGIGRDIHVGDTIIGIKGRVGFEAAAPVLIIKAHHALEKHVLTKWQLNWKDQMAQFYGNWLHEGQYLDPVMRDIEAYLLSTQKNVTGTVSIQLHPYRYQILGIESPFDLMSAKFGKYGEMNLGWTGEDVKGFTKIFGNQVSIYHQVKEEAENKSNGQ; this is encoded by the coding sequence ATGAAAAAGCGTGTTGTACTGGCTTTTAGCGGTGGGCTTGATACCACCTATTGCGCGAAATACCTGGCCGAGGAGCGGGGTTATGATGTGCACACCCTTACGGTAAATACAGGTGGCTTTACTACGGCCGAACTGAAAATGATTGAAAAACATGCCAATGCACTGGGTGTAGCCTCGCACGCATTGGTTGATGAGATCCGGAATTACTATGAAAAAGTAATCCGGTTCCTTATTTACGGTAACGTGCTGAAAAATGGTACGTACCCATTGAGCGTAAGCGCTGAACGCATGTCGCAGGCATTGGCCGTGGCCCGGTATGCCACCGAAATAAAGGCCGATGCGGTTGCCCACGGCAGCACGGGTGCCGGAAATGACCAGGTTCGGTTCGATATGGTGTTCAACATTCTCCTGCCGGGAGTTGAAGTAATTACTCCGATTCGCGACAAGAAACTTTCGCGCGAAGAAGAGATAGCCTACCTGAAGGCCAAAGGGGTTGAAATGAATTTTGAAAAAGCCAAGTACTCTGTCAACAAAGGTCTATGGGGCACTTCCGTTGGCGGCAAGGAAACGCTGGGTTCATTAGGTATGCTTCCCGAAGAAGCCTGGCCGACCCCGGTTACCAAATCGGGTAGTGAAGTGGTGAAACTGCAGTTCAGCAAGGGTGAGTTAGCAGGAGTTAATGAAAAATCTTTCGCTAACCCTGTTGATGCGATCAACTATTTGCAATCCATTGCAGGGCCGTTTGGAATCGGCCGCGATATTCACGTTGGTGACACCATAATTGGTATAAAAGGCCGGGTGGGGTTTGAAGCCGCTGCACCCGTCCTTATAATCAAAGCCCATCATGCGTTGGAGAAACACGTGCTTACCAAGTGGCAGCTAAACTGGAAGGACCAGATGGCCCAGTTTTATGGTAACTGGCTGCATGAGGGGCAGTACCTCGATCCGGTTATGCGCGATATCGAAGCCTATTTGTTAAGCACCCAAAAAAACGTAACGGGTACGGTTTCCATCCAGTTGCATCCGTACCGGTATCAAATACTTGGGATTGAATCGCCTTTTGACCTGATGTCGGCAAAATTCGGAAAATACGGTGAAATGAACCTGGGGTGGACCGGTGAGGATGTAAAAGGGTTTACCAAAATATTCGGCAACCAGGTTTCGATTTATCATCAGGTAAAAGAAGAAGCTGAAAACAAAAGCAATGGGCAATAA
- a CDS encoding N-acetyl-gamma-glutamyl-phosphate reductase, translating to MGNKVKVGIVGGAGYTGGEAIRILLNHPVVEVIFVHSRSHVGQPVHAAHRDMTGETDLKFTGNLSGQADVLFLCLGHGESSKFLQEHELSPGVKVIDLSNDFRLGHSVNGREFVYGLPELNRDKIKTAQNVANPGCFATAIQLGLLPLAVHGLLTEVYTTAITGSTGAGQKLQDSTHFTWRANNISAYKALTHQHVGEINRSLKQLQPSFDGSLHLVPWRGDFTRGIFVSSVVTVNKSLTEIKSLFSTYYAHHPFVVIADEMIDMKQAVNTNKCYVFLELVGDKLVIHSAIDNLVKGASGQAVQNMNLMFGLDESEGLKLKAIGY from the coding sequence ATGGGCAATAAGGTAAAGGTTGGAATAGTTGGCGGTGCAGGCTATACCGGTGGCGAAGCGATACGCATACTGCTTAACCACCCGGTAGTTGAAGTGATTTTTGTCCACAGCCGCAGCCATGTGGGTCAGCCCGTGCATGCCGCCCATCGCGATATGACGGGCGAAACTGACCTGAAGTTTACCGGTAATTTATCGGGCCAGGCCGATGTACTTTTTCTTTGCCTTGGCCATGGCGAGAGTAGCAAATTTTTGCAGGAACACGAACTTTCGCCTGGCGTTAAGGTAATTGACTTGAGCAACGATTTCAGGTTGGGCCATTCGGTTAACGGAAGAGAATTTGTTTACGGCCTGCCTGAACTGAACCGCGACAAAATAAAAACAGCCCAAAACGTGGCCAATCCCGGATGTTTTGCCACGGCTATACAACTTGGTTTGTTGCCGCTGGCAGTTCATGGGTTACTTACCGAAGTTTATACAACAGCCATTACCGGTTCTACCGGAGCCGGCCAGAAGTTGCAGGATTCAACGCATTTTACCTGGCGTGCCAACAACATCTCGGCATACAAAGCGCTTACACACCAGCACGTTGGAGAAATCAATCGCTCGTTAAAACAGTTACAACCTTCATTCGATGGTTCCCTGCATCTGGTACCCTGGCGCGGTGACTTTACGCGGGGCATTTTTGTGAGTTCAGTGGTTACAGTCAACAAATCCCTTACGGAAATCAAATCGCTGTTCAGTACCTACTACGCTCATCATCCGTTTGTGGTTATTGCTGATGAAATGATTGATATGAAACAAGCTGTGAACACCAACAAATGCTATGTTTTTCTTGAATTGGTGGGCGATAAACTGGTTATACACTCCGCCATCGATAACCTGGTTAAAGGGGCATCAGGACAGGCCGTACAGAACATGAACCTGATGTTCGGACTGGATGAATCGGAAGGATTAAAGTTGAAAGCAATTGGATACTAA
- a CDS encoding aminotransferase class III-fold pyridoxal phosphate-dependent enzyme, with amino-acid sequence MKPFNVYPLFEITPTQANGSWLWDDHGVKYLDLYGGHAVISIGHSHPHYIKRLDDQLHKIGFYSNSVQNPVQEQLAEKLGNLSGYPDYQLFLCNSGAEANENALKVASFVTGRKKIVAFQKAFHGRTSAAVAVTDNPKIVSEFNKGHEVVFVPLNDEPAFLQALDNTVAAVIIEGIQGVGGIHVPDTDFLQLIERRCKTNGSLLILDEIQSGYGRTGKFFAHQHAGIKPDLVTVAKGMGNGFPIGGVLIHPDIKPWSGMLGTTFGGNHLACAASLAVLEVIESENLMANATLAGNYLIHELEALPTITEVRGMGLMIGFDLPDEHRSVRQTLLNEYKIFTGEAKPNTIRLLPSLALTIEEAGIFIQALQSCLATVEPESK; translated from the coding sequence ATGAAACCATTCAACGTATATCCGCTTTTCGAAATAACTCCCACACAGGCTAATGGCAGTTGGTTGTGGGATGATCATGGGGTTAAATACCTTGATCTGTACGGTGGTCATGCGGTAATTTCCATCGGGCACTCGCACCCGCATTATATTAAACGACTTGATGATCAACTCCATAAAATTGGGTTTTACTCCAACAGTGTTCAAAATCCAGTACAGGAACAATTGGCTGAGAAACTCGGCAATCTTTCCGGTTATCCAGATTATCAGTTATTTCTTTGTAATTCAGGAGCCGAAGCAAATGAGAATGCCTTAAAGGTAGCCTCGTTTGTTACTGGTCGGAAGAAGATCGTAGCCTTTCAAAAAGCTTTTCATGGCCGGACTTCCGCAGCGGTTGCAGTTACAGATAATCCGAAAATTGTATCCGAATTTAATAAGGGTCATGAGGTGGTGTTTGTCCCGCTTAATGATGAGCCTGCTTTTCTTCAGGCGCTAGATAATACGGTTGCTGCCGTAATTATTGAAGGTATTCAGGGTGTTGGCGGCATTCATGTTCCGGATACAGACTTTCTGCAACTTATTGAAAGACGTTGTAAAACAAACGGGTCGCTGCTGATTCTCGATGAAATACAATCCGGGTACGGCCGCACCGGAAAATTCTTTGCACACCAGCATGCCGGTATTAAACCCGATTTGGTTACCGTGGCCAAAGGCATGGGCAACGGGTTCCCGATTGGGGGCGTACTTATTCACCCTGATATTAAACCCTGGAGCGGTATGCTGGGCACCACGTTTGGCGGCAATCACCTGGCTTGCGCTGCCAGCCTGGCCGTACTGGAAGTAATCGAAAGCGAAAACCTGATGGCCAATGCAACGCTGGCAGGAAATTACCTTATCCATGAACTGGAAGCCTTGCCCACAATTACTGAAGTTCGGGGTATGGGACTGATGATTGGATTTGACCTGCCCGATGAACATCGTTCGGTTCGCCAGACTTTGTTAAATGAATATAAAATCTTTACTGGTGAAGCCAAGCCGAATACCATCCGCCTGCTTCCATCGCTTGCATTAACCATAGAAGAAGCCGGGATCTTTATTCAGGCACTTCAGTCATGCCTGGCAACCGTTGAACCGGAATCAAAATAA
- a CDS encoding acetylornithine carbamoyltransferase, with the protein MRNFISITDVADVQSLIERGLNYKKIPLADHALGKGKRLGLLFLNPSMRTRISTQIAAHNLGMDAIVFNVGQEGWSLEFGDGVMDGTSVEHVKDAAPVLGEYFDVLGLRTFPSLKKRDEDYSEQVIWQFVKYSGIPVISLESATLHPLQSLADLMTIAETFSENRKPKVVLTWAPHIKPLPQCVANSFAQWINAWEYAEFVIAHPEGYALDEKFTEGATIITNQDKALAGADFVYVKNWSSFSEYGKILNTDLSWMLTAEKLKITNNARVMHCLPVRRNLELSAEVLDSHASLVTQQAANRVWAAQAVLAEILQFNFKNSPLEGGKGGV; encoded by the coding sequence GTGAGAAATTTTATTTCCATAACTGATGTTGCCGATGTTCAGTCGCTGATTGAAAGGGGATTGAACTACAAAAAAATTCCGTTAGCCGATCACGCACTGGGAAAAGGTAAACGATTAGGACTTTTGTTTTTAAATCCCAGCATGCGCACCCGAATCAGTACGCAGATAGCTGCTCACAATCTTGGTATGGATGCCATTGTTTTCAATGTTGGGCAGGAAGGCTGGTCGCTTGAATTTGGTGATGGCGTGATGGACGGTACCTCGGTTGAACACGTTAAAGATGCCGCCCCGGTGCTGGGTGAGTATTTTGATGTGCTCGGACTTCGCACATTTCCTTCTTTAAAAAAACGTGATGAAGATTACAGTGAGCAGGTAATCTGGCAGTTTGTAAAATATTCCGGCATTCCGGTAATCAGTTTGGAAAGTGCCACCCTCCATCCGCTGCAAAGCCTGGCCGATCTCATGACGATAGCTGAAACATTCAGTGAAAACAGAAAACCAAAAGTTGTATTAACCTGGGCGCCACATATTAAGCCCTTGCCGCAATGTGTTGCCAACAGCTTTGCCCAATGGATAAATGCCTGGGAGTATGCAGAATTTGTTATAGCTCATCCGGAAGGATATGCATTGGATGAAAAGTTTACCGAAGGTGCTACCATCATTACCAACCAGGATAAGGCACTTGCCGGAGCCGATTTTGTATATGTAAAAAACTGGAGCAGTTTTAGCGAGTATGGTAAAATTTTAAACACCGACCTGTCGTGGATGCTGACTGCAGAAAAACTGAAGATTACCAATAACGCCCGGGTTATGCATTGCCTGCCGGTGCGCAGAAATCTTGAACTGAGTGCCGAAGTGCTGGACAGCCACGCAAGTTTGGTAACACAGCAGGCGGCCAATCGCGTGTGGGCAGCACAGGCCGTGCTGGCAGAAATTCTACAATTCAATTTTAAAAATTCCCCCCTTGAGGGGGGCAAGGGGGGTGTATGA
- the argB gene encoding acetylglutamate kinase — MNKLFIIKIGGNVLDDPEALTKFLGDFAAIKEPKILVHGGGKLATKIGEQLGIKAYMINGRRITDAQTLDLVTMVYGGLVNKQLVSRLQQLGCNALGVTGADGNLIKAIKRPVGEIDYGFVGDIQPSGVNSTLLYFLLQQNAIPVFAPLTHADGVMLNTNADTIASVVAIALSKHFDVRLIFCFEKKGVLRNIQDENSVIRTLTTDLYEELLKQGALADGILPKLENAFTAIRSGVREVLIGDATHLSNNIGQETIGTLVIK, encoded by the coding sequence ATGAACAAACTCTTCATTATAAAAATCGGTGGCAATGTGCTCGATGATCCGGAAGCTTTAACAAAATTTCTGGGAGACTTTGCGGCCATTAAGGAACCAAAAATTCTGGTGCACGGAGGAGGTAAGCTGGCTACGAAAATCGGTGAGCAGTTGGGGATAAAGGCCTACATGATTAATGGCCGCAGGATAACCGATGCACAAACGCTTGACCTGGTAACCATGGTGTACGGAGGCCTGGTGAACAAACAATTGGTATCGCGGTTGCAACAACTGGGCTGCAATGCACTGGGCGTAACCGGTGCCGATGGCAACCTGATTAAAGCAATCAAACGACCTGTTGGCGAAATTGACTATGGCTTTGTTGGCGATATCCAACCTTCAGGTGTTAATTCAACTCTTCTTTATTTTCTCCTTCAGCAAAATGCAATTCCTGTTTTTGCACCGCTAACCCATGCCGATGGCGTTATGCTCAACACCAATGCCGATACCATTGCCTCGGTAGTGGCGATTGCCCTAAGTAAACATTTTGATGTGCGGCTGATTTTTTGCTTTGAGAAGAAAGGCGTTTTGCGGAATATTCAGGATGAAAACTCTGTCATCCGCACATTGACAACTGATTTATACGAGGAACTTTTGAAGCAGGGCGCATTAGCCGATGGCATCCTGCCCAAACTTGAAAATGCATTTACGGCCATTCGTTCAGGCGTGCGCGAAGTGCTGATTGGCGATGCAACGCATTTAAGCAATAACATCGGCCAGGAAACTATCGGCACCCTGGTTATCAAATGA
- a CDS encoding M20 family metallo-hydrolase: MTFNTDTEIAVSKAVELLKQLILTPSFSREEAGTADVIFYYLEQEGVAVNRAGNNVWALNKFFSTSKPTILLNSHHDTVKPNSGYARDPFKPEMIDGKLYGLGSNDAGGALTAMIQVFLHYYQQPDLKFNLVLAATAEEEISGPGGIESIWSMLPQVDFAIVGEPTLCKMAIAEKGLLVLDCVAKGKAGHAAHNEGDNAIYKALKDIEWFRTFQFPRISPTLGPVKMTVTGIEAGKQHNVIPAECRFTVDVRVTDAYTLDEVLTEVTKHVSCEVTPRSVRLKPSGIEAEHPLVKAAKALGIETYGSPTTSDQALIPVPSVKIGPGDSARSHMADEFIYVDEIKEGIAMYIRLLNECSTMLPSAGFKLPVAGNR, encoded by the coding sequence ATGACATTCAATACCGATACCGAAATTGCAGTGAGTAAGGCAGTTGAATTGCTAAAGCAGCTCATTTTAACCCCGTCTTTCAGTCGTGAAGAAGCTGGTACAGCCGATGTTATTTTTTATTACCTGGAGCAGGAAGGGGTAGCGGTTAATCGGGCAGGTAATAATGTGTGGGCCCTAAACAAATTCTTCAGTACATCAAAGCCAACCATCCTGCTCAATTCCCATCACGATACTGTTAAACCGAACTCCGGCTACGCACGCGATCCGTTTAAACCCGAAATGATTGACGGTAAACTGTACGGACTGGGCAGCAACGATGCCGGGGGCGCATTAACGGCTATGATTCAAGTCTTCCTGCATTATTACCAGCAGCCTGATCTGAAGTTTAATCTCGTACTGGCAGCAACTGCCGAAGAAGAGATTTCCGGTCCTGGCGGCATTGAAAGCATCTGGTCCATGCTTCCACAAGTTGATTTTGCCATCGTGGGTGAACCCACCTTATGTAAAATGGCTATAGCCGAAAAAGGATTATTGGTACTGGACTGTGTTGCAAAAGGAAAGGCCGGTCACGCAGCACACAATGAAGGTGATAATGCCATTTATAAGGCCTTGAAGGATATTGAATGGTTCAGAACATTTCAGTTTCCGCGCATTTCGCCAACACTGGGCCCGGTTAAAATGACGGTTACGGGTATTGAAGCCGGCAAGCAACACAATGTAATACCTGCCGAATGCCGGTTTACGGTCGATGTCCGTGTAACCGATGCCTACACCCTCGATGAGGTGCTTACCGAAGTTACAAAACATGTTTCGTGCGAAGTAACACCCCGGTCGGTGCGGTTAAAGCCTTCCGGTATTGAAGCGGAACATCCGCTGGTTAAAGCTGCGAAGGCGTTGGGTATTGAAACCTATGGTTCTCCTACCACGTCCGACCAGGCTTTGATTCCGGTGCCGTCAGTAAAAATCGGGCCGGGCGATTCGGCCCGCTCGCACATGGCAGATGAATTTATTTATGTGGATGAGATTAAAGAAGGTATTGCCATGTATATTCGGTTGTTAAATGAATGTTCAACGATGTTGCCTTCAGCCGGTTTCAAGTTACCGGTAGCCGGCAACCGGTAA
- the argH gene encoding argininosuccinate lyase, translated as MSKLWKKDKDSLKSVERFTVGNDRTLDMQLAAFDVLGSLAHIRMLESIGLLTSEELRKLTVELKLIYERIQRDELKIEEDTEDIHSQIELELTRKLGNTGKKIHSGRSRNDQVLVDIKMYLRFEIEEVVTETKKLFDLLITKSEKHKTDLLPGYTHFQPAMPSSFGLWFSAYAESLVDDLVMLEAAYRVVNKNPLGSAAGYGSSFPLKRKMTTHLLGFDELNYNVVYAQLGRGKTERIVAAALAGIASTLGKLAADAIVFMNPNFGFISFPDELTTGSSIMPHKKNPDVFEIIRGRCNQLLALPNTITLVTANLPSGYHRDYQLLKEMLFPAIQHLKECLQMMHLMISDCAVKENILEDGRYIHLFSVEEVNKLVLQGVPFRDAYKKVGQDIEKGDYRPHRNLRHTHEGSIGNLCLPEIQRMMEDVLNRFNFAAVHRAYENLVG; from the coding sequence ATGAGTAAACTCTGGAAAAAGGATAAAGACTCACTGAAATCAGTTGAGAGGTTTACCGTGGGTAACGACCGCACGTTGGATATGCAGCTGGCCGCATTTGATGTATTGGGTTCACTGGCGCATATCCGTATGCTCGAGTCCATCGGATTGCTCACCAGCGAGGAATTAAGAAAACTAACGGTTGAACTGAAGCTTATTTATGAACGCATTCAACGGGATGAACTGAAAATTGAAGAGGACACCGAAGATATTCATTCGCAGATAGAACTTGAGCTAACCCGCAAGCTGGGCAACACCGGTAAAAAAATACACAGCGGCCGTTCGCGTAACGACCAGGTGCTGGTTGACATTAAGATGTATTTGCGGTTTGAAATTGAAGAGGTTGTTACCGAAACAAAAAAACTCTTCGATTTACTGATAACGAAAAGCGAAAAGCACAAGACCGACCTCCTTCCCGGCTATACCCATTTTCAGCCGGCCATGCCTTCATCATTTGGATTGTGGTTTAGTGCCTACGCTGAAAGTTTGGTAGATGACCTGGTGATGCTGGAAGCTGCTTACCGGGTTGTGAATAAAAACCCATTGGGCTCTGCGGCAGGTTACGGTTCATCATTTCCGCTTAAGCGCAAGATGACCACCCACCTGCTTGGCTTTGATGAGTTGAATTACAATGTGGTGTACGCCCAGTTGGGCCGGGGCAAAACCGAGCGGATAGTTGCGGCTGCCCTGGCCGGCATCGCCTCAACACTGGGTAAGCTGGCTGCCGATGCCATTGTGTTTATGAATCCCAACTTTGGGTTCATCAGCTTCCCTGATGAACTCACTACAGGCTCCAGCATCATGCCGCACAAAAAGAATCCCGATGTTTTTGAAATTATACGGGGCCGGTGCAACCAGTTACTTGCCTTACCCAACACGATTACACTTGTTACAGCCAATCTTCCTTCAGGCTATCACCGCGATTACCAGTTGCTTAAGGAGATGTTGTTTCCCGCTATTCAACACCTGAAAGAGTGTCTTCAAATGATGCACCTGATGATTTCTGATTGTGCGGTTAAGGAAAACATCCTTGAAGATGGACGATACATTCACCTCTTTAGTGTTGAGGAGGTAAATAAACTTGTGCTACAAGGGGTGCCGTTCCGGGATGCGTACAAAAAAGTTGGGCAGGATATTGAAAAAGGTGATTACCGGCCCCATCGCAACCTCCGTCATACGCACGAAGGGAGCATCGGAAATTTATGTCTTCCCGAAATTCAGCGGATGATGGAAGATGTGCTGAATCGGTTTAATTTTGCCGCGGTCCATCGGGCTTATGAAAACCTGGTGGGCTGA